Proteins from one Impatiens glandulifera chromosome 2, dImpGla2.1, whole genome shotgun sequence genomic window:
- the LOC124925799 gene encoding DEAD-box ATP-dependent RNA helicase 5, whose translation MGKRLEEAQVLEFEEVQTLPKSVNKKKKKADNGGEELTTGSEEITKVSKKKNKHKRDRESESITEELETGNLNASVEVGKKKKNKKSSEEKSEGTSLSGELVAPKIKEITGEEERRSDGNIVVSGKSISDTKYTALKSFAESGLPKDVLECCKTFDRPSPIQSQAWPFLLNGRDFIGIAKTGSGKTLAFGVPAIIHILHKRKNQTSKKINPLCLVLSPTRELAQQISDVLSDAGRHCGVKSVCIYGGTSKGPQISSLKSGVDIVIGTPGRLRDLIEMGVCCLNEVNFVVLDEADRMLDMGFEPEVRSILSQTCTARQVVMFSATWPQIVHQLAQEFMDANPVKVVVGSEDLAANHDVMQIVEVLEDRARDERLLSLLEKYHKSQRNRVLVFVLYKKEASRVENMLQRRGWKSVSIHGDKAQHARTEALHLFKEATCPLLIATDVAARGLDIPDVEVVINYSFPLTTEDYVHRIGRTGRAGKKGVAHTFFMKENKALAGELVNILREASQVVPDALLNFGTHVKKKESKLYGAHFKEIGPNAPKATKITFGDSDDE comes from the exons ATGGGCAAGAGATTAGAAGAAGCACAGGTACTGGAATTTGAAGAAGTTCAAACTCTCCCAAAATCTgtgaataagaagaagaaaaaggcagATAATGGAGGGGAAGAGTTAACCACTGGGTCCGAAGAGATTACTAAGGTGAGTAAAAAGAAGAACAAGCACAAAAGAGACAGAGAATCCGAGTCTATAACTGAAGAATTGGAAACTGGAAATCTTAATGCTTCAGTTGAGGTtgggaagaaaaagaaaaataagaaaagttcCGAGGAGAAGAGTGAAGGCACGAGCTTAAGTGGGGAGCTCGTTGCTCCTAAGATCAAAGAGATAACTGGGGAAGAGGAGAGACGCAGTGATGGTAATATAGTTGTATCCGGCAAGAGTATATCAGATACGAAGTATACTGCGTTGAAATCTTTTGCAGAATCTGGACTTCCAAAGGATGTGCTTGAATGCTGCAAGACTTTTGATAGACCCTCACCAATTCAATCCCAGGCTTGGCCTTTCTTATTGAATGGCCGAGATTTTATTGGTATTGCTAAAACAGGATCAG GTAAGACTTTGGCATTTGGAGTGCCGGCTATTATTCATATTCTTCACAAGAGGAAGAATCAAACATCTAAAAAGATTAATCCTCTTTGTCTTGTATTATCACCAACGAGGGAGCTGGCTCAACAG ATCTCAGATGTCCTGTCTGATGCTGGACGGCATTGTGGTGTTAAATCAGTTTGTATTTATGGAGGAACTTCCAAGGGACCCCAGATATCTTCTCTGAAGTCTGGTGTT GATATTGTTATTGGAACTCCTGGACGCCTGAGGGACTTGATTGAGATGGGAGTGTGCTGCCTAAACGAAGTCAATTTTGTT GTTCTAGATGAAGCTGATCGCATGCTTGACATGGGATTTGAGCCAGAGGTGCGTTCAATCTTGAGCCAGACCTGCACTG CGCGCCAGGTAGTTATGTTTAGTGCTACATGGCCTCAAATAGTCCATCAATTAGCTCAAGAATTTATGGATGCTAATCCGGTTAAG GTGGTGGTTGGTTCAGAAGATTTGGCTGCCAATCATGATGTCATGCAGATTGTTGAG GTTTTGGAAGATAGAGCTCGTGATGAGCGTCTCCTCAGTTTACTTGAAAAGTACCACAAGTCCCAAAG AAACCGAGTTCTGGTTTTTGTCTTGTACAAGAAGGAAGCTTCACGAGTGGAAAATATGCTTCAGAGAAG GGGATGGAAATCAGTTTCAATACATGGTGACAAAGCCCAACATGCTCGCACTGAAGCGCTACATTTATTCAAAGAAGCAACCTGTCCTTTGTTG ATAGCAACAGATGTGGCAGCTCGAGGATTAGACATTCCAGATGTTGAAGTTGTAATAAATTATAGTTTCCCCTTAACAACTGAGGATTATGTGCATAGAATTGGAAGGACAGGACGTGCTGGTAAGAAGGGTGTGGCCCACACATTTTTTAtgaaggaaaacaag GCTTTGGCTGGCGAATTAGTAAATATTCTCAGGGAGGCTAGCCAAGTAGTGCCAGATGCTCTTCTAAATTTTGGTACTCATGTCAAGAAGAAG GAATCAAAACTCTATGGAGCGCATTTTAAAGAGATTGGCCCAAATGCTCCGAAAGCTACAAAAATAACATTTGGCGACTCCGATGATGAATAA